A single Microbacterium protaetiae DNA region contains:
- a CDS encoding MFS transporter — protein MSVRETRPTLPRRATLSTRAAARARRAAVRTASPHYRWIALSNTTLGVLMASINASILLIALPDIFRGISVNPLEPANTSLMLWLIMGYMVVTAVLVVSFGRLGDMYGRVRMYNAGFAIFTIFSIMLSVTWMQGTAGALWMIVMRILQGVGGAMLFANSNAIITDAFPVHQRGLALGLNQVAGIAGSFIGLIIGGLLGPIDWRLVFLVSVPVGVIGTVWAYLSLHDTGVRRRARMDWWGNVTFAVGLVALLVGITYGIQPYGSHTMGWENPAVIAAMGGGILVLIVFCVIETRVAEPMFHLQLFRIRAFTAGNLASLLSSLGRGGLMFVLIIWLQGIWLPQHGYDFASTPLWAGIYMLPLTVGFLIAGPVSGWLSDRFGARAFATGGMLVAAASFVWLLVLPVDFTYPPFAAALLLNGIGMGVFAAPNRAGIMNSLPPGERGVGAGMSTVFQNAAMVLSIGIFFSLMITGLSHSLPDALSSGLVAHGVPAAAAAKVAALPPVSVLFASLLGYNPVQTLLGPAVLAQLPASSASYLTGRAFFPSLISGPFADGLTVAFIFAIIACVVAAIASALRGGKYAYADPISSSAPGME, from the coding sequence ATGAGCGTGCGCGAGACCCGTCCGACGCTACCCCGCCGCGCGACGCTGAGCACCCGCGCCGCGGCCCGCGCCCGCCGCGCCGCGGTGCGCACGGCGAGCCCGCACTACCGCTGGATAGCGCTGTCGAACACCACCTTGGGCGTGCTGATGGCCTCGATCAACGCGTCGATCCTGCTGATAGCGCTGCCCGACATCTTCCGCGGCATCAGCGTGAACCCGCTGGAGCCCGCCAACACGAGCCTGATGCTGTGGCTGATCATGGGCTACATGGTCGTCACGGCCGTGCTCGTGGTCAGCTTCGGGCGCCTCGGCGACATGTACGGCCGGGTGCGCATGTACAACGCCGGGTTCGCGATCTTCACGATCTTCTCGATCATGCTGTCGGTGACCTGGATGCAGGGCACGGCCGGCGCACTCTGGATGATCGTCATGCGCATTCTGCAGGGCGTGGGCGGGGCGATGCTGTTCGCGAACTCGAACGCGATCATCACCGACGCCTTCCCCGTGCATCAGCGCGGCCTGGCCCTGGGCCTGAACCAGGTCGCCGGCATCGCCGGGTCGTTCATCGGGCTCATCATCGGAGGCCTTCTCGGGCCCATCGACTGGCGGCTGGTCTTCCTGGTCTCGGTACCGGTCGGCGTGATCGGCACGGTGTGGGCGTATCTGAGTCTGCACGACACCGGCGTGCGCCGCCGCGCGCGCATGGACTGGTGGGGCAACGTGACCTTCGCGGTCGGGCTGGTGGCCCTGCTCGTGGGCATCACCTACGGCATCCAGCCTTACGGCTCGCACACGATGGGATGGGAGAACCCCGCCGTGATAGCGGCGATGGGCGGCGGCATCCTCGTGCTCATCGTGTTCTGCGTGATCGAGACCCGCGTGGCCGAGCCGATGTTCCACCTGCAGCTGTTCCGCATCCGCGCGTTCACGGCCGGCAACCTCGCCTCGCTGCTGAGCTCGCTCGGCCGCGGCGGGTTGATGTTCGTACTCATCATCTGGCTGCAAGGCATCTGGCTGCCGCAGCACGGCTACGATTTCGCCTCCACGCCACTGTGGGCGGGCATCTACATGCTGCCGCTGACCGTCGGGTTCCTCATCGCGGGCCCCGTGTCGGGCTGGCTCAGTGACCGCTTCGGGGCGCGGGCGTTTGCAACAGGCGGGATGCTGGTGGCTGCGGCATCCTTCGTCTGGCTTCTGGTTCTTCCCGTCGATTTCACCTATCCGCCGTTCGCGGCGGCGCTGCTGCTGAACGGCATCGGCATGGGCGTGTTCGCCGCACCCAACCGCGCCGGGATCATGAACAGCCTGCCGCCCGGCGAGCGCGGGGTCGGCGCGGGCATGAGCACGGTGTTCCAGAACGCCGCGATGGTGCTGTCGATCGGCATCTTCTTCTCGCTCATGATCACCGGGCTGTCGCACTCGCTGCCCGATGCACTGTCGTCGGGACTGGTGGCGCACGGCGTGCCCGCGGCGGCCGCCGCAAAGGTGGCCGCGTTGCCCCCGGTGAGCGTGCTGTTCGCGTCGCTGCTGGGATACAACCCCGTGCAGACACTGCTCGGGCCGGCCGTGCTCGCCCAGCTGCCGGCATCCAGCGCCTCGTACCTGACCGGGCGGGCGTTCTTCCCCTCGCTCATCTCCGGGCCGTTCGCCGATGGGCTGACCGTGGCTTTCATCTTCGCCATCATCGCGTGCGTGGTGGCCGCCATCGCCTCGGCTCTGAGGGGCGGAAAGTACGCGTATGCAGATCCGATTTCGTCTTCTGCCCCGGGAATGGAATGA
- a CDS encoding DNA-formamidopyrimidine glycosylase family protein — MPEGDSVWQTAQRLHAALAGKTLTRFELRVPQAATVDLSGQVVREVVPRGKHLLLRAGAFTLHSHLKMEGRWDVHPPGTRWRRPAHTARAILAAAGVEAVGFDIAEVRLVPTADEHTLVGHLGPDPLQPDWDPTTAAANLSADRRAIHVALLDQRHIAGLGNEYASEVLFIRGILPTTPASQIDAAALVDTAARMLRANRDRVPRTFTGDTRRGRTTWVYRRERQPCLRCSTPIRAASLGADPTRERAVFWCPVCQR, encoded by the coding sequence GTGCCTGAGGGCGACAGCGTCTGGCAGACCGCGCAGCGGCTGCACGCGGCACTGGCAGGCAAGACGCTGACCCGGTTCGAGCTGCGGGTGCCGCAGGCGGCCACCGTCGACCTGAGCGGGCAGGTCGTGCGCGAGGTCGTGCCGCGCGGCAAGCACCTGTTGCTGCGCGCGGGTGCTTTCACCCTGCACTCACACCTGAAGATGGAGGGCCGATGGGACGTGCATCCGCCCGGCACCCGCTGGCGGCGGCCCGCACATACGGCACGCGCGATCCTCGCGGCTGCTGGCGTCGAGGCCGTCGGGTTCGACATCGCCGAGGTCCGTCTCGTTCCCACCGCCGACGAGCACACCCTCGTCGGGCATCTCGGGCCCGACCCGCTGCAGCCCGACTGGGACCCCACCACGGCCGCCGCCAACCTTTCCGCCGACAGGCGAGCGATCCATGTGGCGCTGCTCGATCAGCGCCACATCGCGGGGCTCGGCAACGAATACGCCAGCGAAGTGCTCTTCATCCGCGGCATCCTGCCCACCACTCCCGCCTCGCAGATCGATGCCGCCGCGCTCGTTGACACAGCGGCCCGGATGCTGCGCGCCAACCGCGATCGCGTGCCGCGCACCTTCACCGGCGACACACGCCGTGGGCGCACCACCTGGGTGTACCGGCGCGAACGTCAGCCGTGCCTGCGCTGCAGCACGCCCATCCGGGCGGCAAGCCTGGGTGCCGACCCCACGCGCGAGCGCGCCGTGTTCTGGTGCCCGGTCTGCCAGCGCTGA